A single Nodosilinea sp. PGN35 DNA region contains:
- a CDS encoding ComF family protein, with the protein MVARAALQTWLTQGTRQLLSLFLAEPCPLCQRSTPAGLCPSCRRQVRQCQAQTPCDRSLPSLTVLSWGRYEGSLRQAIGGLKYSGHTGTARFLGAELGQTWLEHSPRPPASASAVAIVPIPLHPTRLQQRGFNQADLLAQEFCRLTRLPLYSHGLVRVQATQAQHSLSRQQRQQNLAHAFAVNPAHASVLGQSTVWLLDDIFTTGATAQSAAQTLRHRGITVAGICTVARAVAWSAQASASATRRHLDPRVDCR; encoded by the coding sequence ATGGTCGCCCGTGCTGCTCTCCAGACCTGGCTCACTCAGGGAACACGCCAGCTGCTCAGCCTCTTTTTGGCTGAGCCGTGCCCCCTGTGCCAGCGCTCAACCCCCGCTGGTCTCTGCCCCAGCTGCCGTCGCCAGGTGCGCCAGTGCCAGGCCCAGACCCCGTGCGATCGCAGCCTGCCCAGTCTGACGGTGCTGAGCTGGGGCCGTTACGAAGGCAGCCTGCGCCAGGCAATTGGCGGTCTCAAATACAGCGGCCACACCGGTACCGCCCGGTTTTTAGGTGCCGAGCTGGGGCAGACCTGGCTTGAGCATAGCCCCCGACCCCCGGCGTCTGCGTCTGCGGTGGCGATCGTGCCCATTCCCCTACACCCGACCCGGTTGCAGCAGCGGGGGTTTAACCAGGCCGACCTGCTGGCCCAAGAATTTTGTCGGCTCACCCGCCTGCCCCTGTACAGCCACGGCCTGGTGCGGGTGCAAGCCACCCAGGCCCAGCACAGCCTCAGTCGCCAGCAGCGCCAGCAAAACCTGGCCCACGCCTTTGCCGTCAACCCGGCCCACGCCAGCGTCCTGGGACAGTCTACCGTGTGGTTACTCGACGATATTTTTACCACCGGGGCCACGGCTCAGTCGGCGGCCCAAACCCTCCGGCACCGAGGAATTACCGTAGCCGGTATCTGCACCGTAGCCCGCGCCGTGGCTTGGTCAGCCCAGGCATCGGCCTCGGCAACTCGGCGACATCTCGACCCCAGGGTAGATTGCCGCTGA